From the genome of Argentina anserina chromosome 4, drPotAnse1.1, whole genome shotgun sequence, one region includes:
- the LOC126790135 gene encoding probable methionine--tRNA ligase yields the protein MGDHAAAPKLPIPGQRNVLITSALPYVNNVPHLGNIIGCVLSADVFARYCRLRGYNTVYVCGTDEYGTATETKAMEEKCSPKEICDKYHEIHKQVYEWFNISFDKFGRTSAPEQTEVCQAIFSRLLENNWLSENTMQQLYCDTCTRFLADRLLEGTCPTPGCDYTSARGDQCEKCGKLLNPTELKDPKCKVCKSTPRIRDTNHLFLELPLLKDRLEEYINKMSVEGSWSQNAIQATNAWLKEGLRQRCITRDLKWGVPVPHDNFRDKVFYVWFDAPIGYVSITKCYTPDWEKWWKNPENVELYQFMGKDNVPFHTVMFPSTLLGTGENWTLMKTISVTEYLNYEDGKFSKTKGIGVFGNDAKDTNIPVEVWRYYLLTNRPEVSDTLFTWADLQAKLNSELLNNLGNFINRVLSFVAKPSGQGYDSIIPDAPDAGSDPLTKRTAEKVGKCVEEYVEAMEKVKLKQGLKLAMSISSQGNIYLQESEFWRLYKVDQPRCSVVIRTAVGLVHLLACLLEPFMPSFSVEVFKQLNLPPETHISLCDGNGNIERARRPWEILPIGHKIGKPEPLFKELNDEEVDSLRKKYAGSQADRKERQEAEAVKLAEQLKKSKVSDKTGKKKQAPKSATEAEISISRLDIRVGLITKVQKHPDADSLYVEEIDVGEGQPRTVVSGLVKFIPLEEMQNRKVCVLCNLKPATMRGIKSQAMVLAASNSDHTAVELVDPPNSAQVGERITFPGFEGEPDDVLNPKKKVWETLQVDFHSNNLLEACYKDAPLTTSAGVCTVKSICGGSIR from the exons ATGGGAGACCACGCCGCTGCTCCCAAGCTTCCCATCCCCGGCCAACGCAACGTCCTCATCACCAGCGCCCTGCCCTACGTCAACAACGTCCCTCACCTCGGCAACATCATCGGCTGCGTTCTCAGCGCCGACGTCTTCGCTCGCTACTGCCGCCTCCGCGGCTACAACACCGTCTACGTCTGCGGCACCGATGAGTACGGCACCGCCACCGAGACCAAGGCCATGGAGGAGAAGTGTAGCCCCAAGGAGATCTGCGACAA ATATCATGAGATTCATAAGCAGGTGTATGAGTGGTTCAATATAAGCTTTGACAAATTCGGAAGGACTTCGGCGCCGGAGCAGACCGAGGTCTGTCAGGCGATTTTCAGTAGGCTTCTGGAGAATAACTGGCTTTCGGAGAACACAATGCAGCAG CTGTATTGTGATACTTGCACGCGGTTTTTGGCCGACAGGCTCTTGGAGGGAACGTGCCCGACGCCAGGTTGTGATTATACTTCTGCAAGAGGCGATCAGTGTGAGAAGTGTGGGAAGCTTTTGAACCCCACAGAATTGAAGGATCCAAAGTGTAAG GTGTGTAAGTCGACTCCACGGATCCGTGATACAAACCATTTATTTCTGGAACTCCCTTTGCTGAAGGATAGGTTGGAAGAGTATATTAATAAAATGTCAGTGGAGGGTTCTTGGAGCCAAAATGCCATTCAAGCAACAAATGCATGGCTCAAAGAGGGGCTTAGACAGCGGTGTATCACCAGGGATCTGAAGTGGGGGGTTCCAGTTCCACACGATAACTTCAGGGACAAG GTTTTCTATGTGTGGTTTGATGCGCCTATTGGTTATGTTTCAATTACTAAATGCTACACTCCAGATTGGGAGAAATGGTGGAAGAATCCAGAGAACGTGGAGTTGTATCAATTTATGGGCAAAGATAATGTGCCATTCCACACG GTGATGTTTCCTTCCACGCTTCTTGGAACTGGTGAAAATTGGACTTTGATGAAGACAATCAGTGTTACTGAATACTTGAACTATGAAGATG GAAAGTTTTCTAAGACCAAGGGAATTGGAGTATTTGGAAACGATGCCAAAGACACAAACATTCCTGTTGAAGTATGGCGATATTACTTGCTAACCAATAGGCCCGAG GTCTCTGACACATTATTCACATGGGCGGATTTGCAAGCAAAACTCAACAGTGAGTTGCTCAATAATTTGGGCAACTTTATCAACAGGGTGTTGAGTTTTGTTGCTAAACCTTCAG GTCAAGGATATGACTCCATTATTCCAGATGCTCCAGATGCGGGCTCTGATCCTTTGACAAAGAGAACAGCTGAAAAAGTGGGTAAATGTGTGGAGGAATACGTAGAGGCCATGGAGAAG GTAAAATTAAAGCAAGGACTCAAACTAGCAATGAGCATTTCTAGTCAAGGGAACATATATCTGCAA GAAAGTGAGTTCTGGAGACTTTACAAGGTAGATCAACCTCGCTGCTCTGTTGTTATCAGAACTGCAGTGGGGCTGGTTCATCTTCTTGCCTGCTTATTAGAACCTTTCATGCCCTCATTTTCTGTTGAG GTATTTAAGCAGCTCAATTTGCCTCCTGAGACGCACATATCACTATGTGATGGTAACGGCAATATTGAGAGGGCAAGGCGGCCTTGGGAGATTTTACCTATAGGTCACAAGATTGGGAAACCAGAGCCGCTGTTCAAGGAATTG AATGATGAGGAAGTAGATTCTTTAAGGAAGAAGTATGCCGGAAGTCAGGCCGATAGAAAGGAAAGGCAAGAAGCTGAAGCAGTGAAGTTGGCCGAGCAGCTTAAGAAATCAAAAGTTTCAG ATAAGACTGGAAAGAAAAAGCAAGCCCCAAAATCTGCAACTGAAGCTGAGATTTCCATATCTAGACTAGATATTCGTGTAGGCCTCATTACAAAAGTTCAAAAGCATCCTGATGCTGATTCACTCTATGTTGAAGAGATTGATGTTGGAGAAGGACAGCCCAGAACAGTAGTCAGTGGATTAGTCAAGTTTATACCTCTTGAAGAAATGCAG AATCGGAAGGTATGTGTCCTTTGCAACCTGAAGCCGGCGACCATGCGGGGTATCAAATCACAAGCAATGGTTCTTGCTGCTTCAAATAGTGATCACACTGCA GTTGAGTTGGTTGATCCACCAAATTCTGCTCAAGTTGGGGAGAGAATCACATTCCCAGGGTTTGAAGGTGAGCCTGATGATGTGTTGAACCCCAAGAAGAAGGTTTGGGAAACCCTGCAGGTAGATTTTCATAGTAACAATCTGCTTGAAGCTTGCTACAAAGATGCTCCCCTCACTACATCAGCTGGTGTTTGCACTGTCAAATCAATTTGTGGTGGGTCAATTAGGTAG
- the LOC126790145 gene encoding stress response protein NST1-like, with the protein MASSRCSHLHRALRSFSTTTRPSHHNSHRHTHLYTEPSSFIGSWDTPSNPREAEAKLALLRRDYAKQVKEIRKEYVKEVELMRLEKLRKDEARREALRVQNEERRRLKAEAAKVRAQQRQIEEEEFRQTLLKERAEKLENWKMKEMLREEKKKQKNELLRRQSSLWIDEPELEKKMLEAMVDTRNL; encoded by the exons ATGGCGTCCTCCCGCTGCTCCCACCTCCACCGCGCCCTCCGCTCcttctccaccaccaccagacCCTCCCACCACAACAGCCACCGCCACACCCACCTCTACACGGAGCCGAGCTCCTTCATCGGCAGCTGGGACACGCCGAGCAACCCCAGGGAGGCGGAGGCGAAGCTCGCGCTGCTCCGGCGAGACTACGCGAAGCAGGTCAAGGAGATCCGCAAGGAGTACGTCAAGGAGGTCGAGCTCATGAGGCTCGAGAAGCTTCGCAAGGACGAGGCTCGTAGAGAAGCCCTTAGGGTCCAGAACGAGGAGCGCCGGAGGCTTAAGGCGGAGGCCGCTAAGGTCCGGGCACAACAGCGCCAGattgaggaggaggagtttCGCCAAACCCTA TTAAAAGAAAGAGCAGAAAAGCTTGAGAATTGGAAGATGAAAGAAATGCTTcgggaagaaaagaaaaaacagaagAATGAACTGTTACGACGTCAGAGTTCCCTATGGATTGATGAACCAGAACTGGAGAAGAAGATGCTTGAAGCCATGGTTGACACCAGAAACCTATGA
- the LOC126790146 gene encoding stress response protein NST1-like: MATPRSLCRTLRHFSTTTRPTLPHFSDPTSSTPRRDTEEAAKLAELRRYLKLLELRRDYVKHVQETRMKPIMEVELMRLEMFRVEEARKEAELEQTKRLRAETAKRRAQKREAAKQQQEETLLKQKAEKYEISKKKELLREEKKKEKKTQSSSGV; the protein is encoded by the exons ATGGCGACCCCTCGTTCACTCTGCCGCACCCTCCGCCACTTCTCCACAACCACCAGACCCACTCTCCCCCATTTCTCCGATCCCACCTCTTCAACTCCACGCCGCGACACCGAAGAGGCGGCGAAGCTAGCAGAGCTGCGCAGGTACCTCAAGCTGCTTGAGCTGCGGAGAGACTATGTGAAGCATGTGCAGGAGACCCGCATGAAGCCCATCATGGAGGTTGAGCTCATGAGGCTCGAGATGTTCCGCGTCGAGGAGGCTCGTAAAGAAGCCGAGCTTGAGCAGACCAAGCGCCTCAGGGCTGAGACCGCCAAGCGTCGCGCCCAAAAGCGGGAAGCTGCCAAGCAGCAGCAGGAAGAAACCCTA TTAAAACAGAAAGCAGAAAAGTATGAGATCTCGAAGAAGAAGGAATTGcttagagaagaaaagaaaaaggagaagaagaccCAGAGTTCCTCTGGGGTCTAG